From a single Rutidosis leptorrhynchoides isolate AG116_Rl617_1_P2 chromosome 5, CSIRO_AGI_Rlap_v1, whole genome shotgun sequence genomic region:
- the LOC139846652 gene encoding reticulon-like protein B2 gives MSDHKPESLMEKITEKFKDESSSSSSSDSDDDNKISEMKSKVFRLFGREKPVHKVFGGGKPADLLLWKDKKVSGAILGGFTIIWLLFEVLEYNLLTLVCHSLILTLAILFVWSSASTFIKKSPPKFPEVSIPEKLVMEVVSDLRIQINRGLATIHDIATGKDWKKFLSVVVGLFFVSIIGDDLNFLTLVYILVVLLFSVPVIYEKYEDKIDPLAEKVWIEIKKQYTVFDAKVLSKIPRSMKELKEKKKL, from the exons ATGTCAGATCACAAACCTGAATCGTTAATGGAGAAGATAACGGAGAAGTTCAAagatgaatcatcatcatcttcttcctctgaTTCAGATGATGATAACAAAATCTCTGAAATGAAATCCAAGGTTTTTCGCCTTTTTGGTAGAGAAAAACCTGTTCATAAAGTTTTCGGCGGTGGTAAAC CTGCTGATCTGCTTCTATGGAAGGATAAGAAGGTATCAGGTGCGATCCTGGGTGGGTTCACAATCATCTGGTTACTTTTCGAAGTGCTGGAATACAATTTGTTGACTCTCGTCTGCCACAGTTTGATCCTTACACTCGCGATACTCTTCGTGTGGTCAAGTGCTTCAACTTTCATAAAAAA GTCTCCACCGAAATTTCCTGAGGTTTCGATTCCGGAGAAACTTGTTATGGAAGTTGTGTCTGATTTGAGGATTCAAATCAATCGAGGTTTAGCAACTATTCATGATATTGCTACAGGCAAAGACTGGAAGAAATTCTTATCC GTGGTTGTTGGCTTATTCTTTGTTTCAATTATCGGCGACGACTTAAACTTTTTGACATTGGTCTACATAT TGGTTGTGTTGCTGTTTTCGGTGCCTGTGATCTACGAAAAATACGAGGATAAGATTGATCCACTTGCAGAGAAAGTGTGGATCGAAATCAAGAAACAATACACAGTATTTGATGCGAAAGTTCTCAGTAAGATCCCAAGATCGATGAAAgagttgaaagaaaagaaaaagcTTTAA